The Nitrospira sp. genome contains a region encoding:
- the ubiE gene encoding bifunctional demethylmenaquinone methyltransferase/2-methoxy-6-polyprenyl-1,4-benzoquinol methylase UbiE, translated as MVKTDHPPLAQDSQAPAKVVSTWSGQAREDAVQRMFTAIAGVYDLNNTLLSFGLHYRWKKMTASYVAPVEQGVGLDVGSGTADLALLLQPRMGSKGRVIASDLNYAMLAEGSKKVGSRGLADKISCLQASAEHLGFADNTFDAVTTGFCMRNVGDLPQAVREIRRVMKSGGRFVCLEFSRPVFGWLRALYDWYSFTLLPWVGTKVARDTTGVYEYLPASIRTFPDQERLCQILREAGFSQVSYKNLSGGIVAIHVATK; from the coding sequence ATGGTAAAAACCGATCATCCTCCCCTGGCACAAGACTCTCAGGCCCCGGCAAAAGTTGTCTCGACCTGGTCCGGACAAGCCCGCGAGGATGCCGTGCAGCGAATGTTCACGGCCATCGCGGGCGTGTATGACCTGAACAACACCCTCTTGAGCTTCGGCCTGCACTACCGATGGAAGAAAATGACGGCTTCCTATGTTGCCCCGGTCGAACAAGGCGTAGGGCTTGATGTAGGGTCCGGCACGGCGGATCTCGCCCTGCTCCTCCAGCCACGCATGGGCAGCAAGGGGCGTGTGATTGCGTCCGATCTCAATTATGCGATGCTGGCTGAAGGCAGTAAGAAGGTGGGGAGCAGGGGTCTGGCAGATAAGATCTCGTGCCTACAAGCAAGCGCGGAACATTTGGGATTCGCCGACAATACGTTCGATGCGGTCACAACCGGCTTTTGCATGCGGAATGTCGGGGATTTGCCGCAAGCCGTAAGAGAAATCCGCCGGGTGATGAAATCCGGAGGCCGCTTCGTGTGTCTTGAGTTTTCACGTCCGGTGTTCGGCTGGCTGCGGGCTCTGTATGATTGGTACTCCTTTACACTCCTGCCCTGGGTCGGCACGAAGGTCGCTCGGGACACCACCGGTGTCTATGAGTACCTTCCTGCGTCGATCCGAACATTCCCCGATCAGGAACGGCTGTGCCAGATCCTCCGTGAAGCCGGCTTCAGTCAGGTGTCGTACAAAAACCTCAGCGGTGGAATCGTCGCCATTCATGTCGCGACGAAATGA